In the genome of Nonlabens sp. MB-3u-79, one region contains:
- a CDS encoding M23 family metallopeptidase — translation MMNKYFIAGIALAMSFTACKNNTETPINKVVETTPKTLVPLMKYGFDLNEYEIVADTVKDGATFNDLIVNHIVKGQSAYQTANRLNEIYDLRRIQAGKPFKILKRRDSLRTPEAFIYELSKMDYVVVNFNDTLAAYKDKHPISFKRKTASGIINSTLSEAMQEEGLGISAIYELSDIYRWSIDFFKLQKGDRFKMIYNERYINDSIFAGIESIEAAVFETDQTPFYAFEYTTDTVTQMSDYYDEKGKTLRSFFLKAPVNYSRISSRFTKRRFHPVQKRWKAHKGTDYAAGYGTPIVATANGTVTKSGYTGGNGNYVKIKHSGTYSTQYLHMTKRKVKVGQRVKQGQIIGTVGSTGLATGPHVCYRFWVNGRQVDPYKQNLPSAEPLPQAKMKEYLQFVAPLQVEIDQLPFKKSNPII, via the coding sequence ATGATGAATAAATATTTCATCGCCGGCATAGCACTCGCAATGAGCTTTACGGCTTGTAAAAACAATACAGAAACACCCATAAATAAAGTCGTTGAGACCACTCCTAAGACATTGGTACCTTTGATGAAGTATGGTTTTGACCTCAATGAATATGAAATCGTTGCAGACACGGTTAAAGACGGTGCGACTTTCAATGATTTAATCGTCAATCATATTGTCAAAGGGCAAAGTGCTTACCAAACAGCAAATAGACTCAATGAAATTTACGATTTACGCAGAATACAAGCTGGCAAACCCTTTAAGATTTTAAAAAGAAGAGATAGCCTTCGCACTCCTGAAGCCTTTATTTACGAGCTTAGTAAAATGGATTATGTAGTGGTTAATTTTAACGACACCCTAGCAGCTTATAAAGATAAGCACCCTATTTCCTTTAAAAGAAAAACAGCGAGTGGTATCATTAACTCGACATTATCTGAAGCAATGCAGGAGGAGGGCTTAGGTATAAGTGCTATATATGAACTATCTGACATCTATAGATGGTCCATAGATTTCTTTAAACTTCAAAAAGGAGATCGCTTTAAGATGATTTACAATGAACGCTACATTAACGACTCTATTTTTGCAGGGATAGAATCTATAGAAGCTGCTGTTTTTGAAACTGATCAAACGCCCTTTTATGCCTTTGAGTACACGACAGATACGGTGACTCAAATGAGCGATTACTATGATGAAAAAGGTAAAACACTACGAAGTTTTTTCCTAAAAGCTCCTGTAAACTATTCCAGAATTTCTTCCAGATTTACGAAAAGAAGATTTCATCCAGTTCAAAAAAGATGGAAAGCACACAAAGGAACTGATTATGCCGCAGGCTATGGAACTCCTATCGTTGCCACTGCAAATGGAACAGTTACTAAATCTGGCTATACTGGCGGTAATGGTAATTATGTGAAAATAAAACACAGCGGCACCTACTCTACTCAATACCTTCACATGACCAAGCGCAAGGTAAAAGTAGGACAGCGTGTAAAACAAGGACAGATTATAGGAACTGTAGGAAGCACGGGACTAGCTACGGGACCTCATGTTTGTTATCGATTTTGGGTCAATGGAAGACAAGTCGACCCCTACAAACAAAACTTACCTAGTGCGGAGCCTTTACCTCAAGCAAAAATGAAGGAATACCTTCAGTTTGTGGCTCCATTACAAGTAGAAATAGATCAATTGCCTTTCAAAAAAAGCAACCCTATTATTTAA
- the pgi gene encoding glucose-6-phosphate isomerase — protein MKNINPTSTAAWKALADHYKTAKNFNLKEAFQNNPDRAKELTIKEGDFYVDLSKNLILKETQQKLVDLANECHLTEAIESYFNGEKINVTENRAVLHTALRTNDISTQVGENVTSAIESKKKMFAFVDAVNNGEITAANGKKFDTVVNIGIGGSDLGPEMIYEAMQAYKNELSLHFVSNIEGDHVEETLKKIQPETTLFVIVSKSFGTQETLTNSTTIRNWFTNKVGASAIAKHFIAVSSNVQRAVDFGIDKENIFPMFDWVGGRFSLWSTVGMSVALGIGSKNFQGLLDGAHDMDTHFRNTSFDKNIPVQLALLTIWYNNFFKAQSEAVIPYTQYLHRLPAYLQQAIMESNGKSTDRNGNRVDYETGNIVWGEPGTNSQHAFFQLIHQGTKLIPAQFIAFAKTKYNHPDHQNKLMANFFAQTEALMNGKTSQEAAQDLASSGKSQTEIDQLVPFKVFEGNKPTTTILVDELTPQSLGKLVAMYEHKIFVEGVIWNIYSYDQWGVELGKVLADAILTDIEDSKSDKHDASTSALLQKYFTLNN, from the coding sequence ATGAAAAACATCAACCCTACTTCTACCGCGGCATGGAAAGCGCTCGCAGATCATTATAAAACAGCAAAAAATTTCAACCTAAAAGAAGCCTTTCAAAATAATCCTGATCGTGCAAAAGAGCTGACCATAAAAGAAGGAGATTTTTATGTAGACCTTTCTAAAAACTTGATTCTTAAAGAAACACAACAAAAATTAGTGGACCTCGCTAACGAATGTCATCTTACAGAAGCCATAGAATCGTATTTTAATGGCGAGAAAATAAATGTGACTGAAAATCGTGCGGTTTTACATACTGCATTACGCACCAATGACATCAGCACTCAAGTAGGTGAAAACGTAACATCAGCGATTGAAAGCAAGAAGAAAATGTTTGCTTTTGTAGATGCCGTAAATAACGGAGAGATTACTGCTGCAAACGGAAAGAAGTTTGATACCGTTGTAAATATAGGAATAGGCGGTAGCGATCTGGGACCTGAGATGATCTATGAAGCCATGCAGGCTTATAAAAATGAACTTAGCCTTCATTTTGTCTCTAACATAGAAGGAGATCACGTGGAAGAAACCTTAAAAAAGATCCAACCAGAAACAACATTATTTGTGATCGTTTCTAAGTCTTTTGGAACACAAGAAACACTTACTAACTCAACAACTATTAGAAATTGGTTTACTAATAAAGTAGGTGCCTCAGCGATAGCAAAGCACTTTATTGCAGTAAGTAGCAATGTACAACGCGCCGTGGATTTTGGAATTGATAAAGAAAATATCTTCCCTATGTTTGATTGGGTAGGTGGCCGTTTTTCTTTGTGGAGTACAGTAGGTATGTCTGTTGCCTTAGGAATAGGCTCTAAAAATTTTCAAGGTTTGCTTGATGGTGCGCATGATATGGACACCCATTTCAGGAATACCTCTTTTGATAAAAACATTCCTGTCCAGTTAGCCTTACTCACGATATGGTACAACAACTTTTTTAAAGCGCAAAGTGAAGCTGTAATACCCTACACTCAATACCTTCATAGACTTCCAGCTTATCTACAGCAAGCCATTATGGAAAGTAACGGTAAGAGTACAGACCGCAATGGAAATCGCGTGGATTATGAAACTGGGAACATCGTATGGGGGGAACCAGGTACCAACTCACAACATGCCTTTTTTCAATTGATACATCAAGGAACTAAATTGATTCCTGCTCAATTTATCGCTTTCGCGAAAACGAAATACAACCACCCAGACCATCAAAACAAACTTATGGCAAATTTCTTTGCACAAACAGAAGCTTTGATGAATGGGAAAACAAGTCAAGAAGCCGCTCAAGATTTGGCCTCCTCAGGAAAATCACAAACCGAAATCGACCAACTGGTTCCTTTTAAGGTCTTTGAAGGAAATAAACCTACGACTACCATATTAGTAGACGAGCTTACTCCACAAAGTTTAGGTAAGCTAGTAGCTATGTATGAACACAAAATATTTGTAGAAGGAGTGATCTGGAACATCTACAGTTATGATCAATGGGGAGTAGAATTAGGGAAGGTCTTAGCTGATGCTATTCTGACCGATATTGAAGACTCCAAATCTGACAAACACGACGCCAGTACGAGTGCTCTTTTACAAAAATATTTTACTCTTAATAATTAA